In a genomic window of Leptidea sinapis chromosome 14, ilLepSina1.1, whole genome shotgun sequence:
- the LOC126967871 gene encoding trypsin alpha-3-like: MYGKYFKILFVLVFCIFKDACCEFEIEEIVDDDKIVGGTNVNIKKLPYQAFIRTFKGNRYFQCGGSIISKEYILTAAHCLYGMDEAYVRTGSTEYDDINNALILAKSFKSHPNYTHTSHDNDIGVVQLARKLDLSGKTEKIIKLVDAGTKLPVGGKLTVSGWGVTSEDGRVSRHLKDVQIQIVSDADCRKMYKEEFTENMFCAGVPEGGKDACQGDSGGPGVLTDNGIQVGVVSYGRGCGRAGTPGVFANLASKAMREWIKDATGV, translated from the exons ATGTacggaaaatattttaaaattttatttgttcttgtattttgtatttttaaag ATGCATGctgtgaatttgagattgaagAAATCGTAGATGATGATAAAATTGTTGGAGGAACAAACGTCAACATCAAGAAACTGCCATACCAAGCATTTATTCGTACATTTAAAGGAAATCGATACTTTCAATGTGGAGGATCTATAATTAGTAAAGAGTATATTTTAACAGCAGCCCATTGCTTATACGG AATGGACGAGGCTTATGTACGAACAGGTTCAACGGAATACGACGATATA aataatgCTCTAATTCTCGCTAAATCTTTCAAGTCGCACCCGAATTATACTCACACTTCTCATGATAATGATATTGGCGTTGTACAGTTAGCAAGAAAATTAGATCTAAGTGGAAAAACAGAGAAAATTATTAAGCTGGTGGATGCTGGAACTAAACTTCCTGTAGGTGGTAAATTAACTGTATCTGGATGGGGCGTTACATCT GAAGATGGAAGAGTTAGTAGGCACTTGAAagatgttcaaattcaaatagtctCTGACGCTGACTGTCGCAAAATGTATAAAGAAGAGTTTACAGAAAATATGTTTTGTGCGGGAGTCCCGGAGGGCGGAAAGGATGCTTGTCAG ggTGACTCAGGAGGTCCTGGTGTCTTAACAGACAACGGGATACAAGTTGGAGTAGTTTCCTATGGAAGAGGATGTGGTCGAGCTGGTACACCTGGAGTATTTGCTAACCTGGCCAGCAAAGCGATGAGGGAGTGGATTAAGGATGCAACTGGAGTTTAA